A segment of the Vicinamibacterales bacterium genome:
GTCTGTTTCCGCCATGACGCCGTCCTGGAGCGCGGCCGTGAGCGAGTCGAGGGCCGCGGTGTACCGCTCGCCGGCGGACTCGGGCCGTGCGCGTCTGGTGAGAGCAGCAGTCATCCGTGAACTTCGAATTGTAAGACAAACGCTGATACCGAGTCATACCGCGCGGCCGATAGGATCAAGGGGCGTTCCCGGAGGAACCGTACCCATCCCATTCATGAACGCACCCGACGTGGAGCACGCGCTGCGCAACCATCTCGCGATCATCCTCGGCTACGCCGAGCTGCTGCTGCAGGACGCGGCGGACGATCCGCGTCGCGGCGACGTCGAAGAGATCGTCAAGGCGGCGCGGGCCGCGCTCACCCTGGTCAGCGGCAAGGACGACGAGCCGTGAGCGCCGCACCGGTGCTCGTCGTCATCGACGACGAGCCGGGGATGCTGACGCTGATCGAGCGGGCGGTCGCACCGACCGGGTATCGCACGATCCTGCACGACAAGCCGGGCGCCGCGCTGGCGATGCTGTCGCACGAGCGCGCCGACGCGGCGCTGGTCGACCTGCGTATGCCCGAGCTCGGCGGCATGGAGGTGCTGCGGGCGATCCGCCAGGTGCAGCCGGAATGCGGCGTCATCCTGATGACCGGACACGCCTCGGTCGAGAGCGCGATCGAGGCGGTGAAGCTGGGGGCGCTCGATTACCTGACGAAGCCGCTGGATTTCGCGCGGCTGCGGCAGCTGCTGCTCGACGCCCGCGAGGACGCCGCCCGGCGCGCCGAGCTGCTGAGCAGCGAGGGAGCGACCGCGAAACGGCTGGAGCTGTGCGGGATGCTCGGCCGCAGCCCGGTCATGCAGCAGCTGTTCGGACTGGTGCGGCGGATCGCGCCGCACGCGCGCACCGCACTGATCAGCGGCGAGACCGGCACCGGCAAGGAAGGGATCGCGCACGCCATCCACGATCTCGGTCCGCGGCGGGCGAAGCGCTTCGCCACCGTCAACTGCTCCGCCGTCGTCGAAACGCTGTTCGAGAGCGAGCTGTTCGGCCACGCGCGCGGCGCCTTCACCGGGGCGACCGACAACAAGGCGGGCCTGTTCGAGGCGGCGGACGGCGGCACCCTCTTCCTCGACGAGGTGGGCGAGCTGCCGCCGAGCGTGCAGGCGAAGCTGCTCCGCGTTCTCGAGACCGGCGAGGTGCAGCGCGTCGGATCGCTGCAGCCGAAGCGGGTGGACGTGCGGATCGTCGCGGCGACCAACCGCGATCTCCGCGTCGAGACGGATGCCGGACGGTTCCGCAGCGACCTCTTCTATCGCCTGAACGTCGTCGAGCTGCACGTCCCGCCGCTGCGCGAGCGGCGCGAGGACATCCCGTATCTCACCGCCGCCTTCGTCAAGGAATTCGCCGGCCGCTTCGACAAGCCGATCGACGGCGTCAGCCCGGGGGCCGAGCAGATCCTGATGTCCGGCGCGTGGCTCGGCAACGTGCGCGAGCTGCGCAACGTGCTCGAGCGCGCCTGCATGCTCGCCGAGGGGCACGTGCTGACCGAGCGCGACGTCGCCGGCGTGATGCCGGCGGTGCGCGAGGTGCCGGCCCCCGCCTTGGCCGCGCCCGCGCCGTCGCCGGCGCAGGACCTCGACCAGGTCGAGCGCGAGCACATCATCCGCGTGCTCGCCGACGTGAAGGGCAACAAGCAGGCGGCGGCGCGGCGGCTGGGAATCAGCCGCCGCACGCTGTATCGCCGCCTCGAACGGCACCGTCTCGTGGAGGGGCCGCGGCCGTGATCGGCCAACGCGGCGCGACGCGGAGACGCGTCTAGCGGGCGGCGGCGGCCCGCGCCGGTCTGGGGAGCGCCTTGCGCGGCAGCTTCTCGTCGCGCATCGCGGCGTTGTAGGCGAAGACGGCAGCGACGGTGGCCTGCTGGATGACGTCCTCGCGCTGCACGCGATCGTACGTATCCATGTTCGAGTGGTGGGTCCGCGAGTTGTACTCCAGCCGATCCTGCACGAACTGGAAGGCCGGCAGGCCGACATTGTCGAATGCCACGTGATCGGTGGACGCCACGCTTCGCGGCCCGAGTATGCTGACGCCGAGATCGGCCAGCGGCGCGATCCACTGCGCGAACAGCGGGCGCACCGCGAGGTTGCCCTGCATCCAGATGCCGCGGATGCGCCCGGTGCCGTTGTCGAGATTGAAGTACGCCGACAGCCTGGCGTGCTCCGGCTTGAGCGTCATCGTCTGCGGATCGCCGTAGTGCGCCAGCACGTAGGCGCGCGATCCCAGCAGCCCCTGCTCTTCCCCGCCCCATAGCGCGACGCGGATGGTCCGCCGCGGCTTCAGGCCGAGCGCCTTGATGATGCGCAGCGCTTCGAGCATCGCGGTCGACCCGGTCGCGTTGTCCGTCGCGCCGGTGGCGAAGGAGTGCGAATCGAAGTGCGCGCCGAGCAGCACCACTTCGCCGGCCAGATCCGTTCCCGGGATCTCGCCGACGATGTTGAAGCCCTTGGTGTTCTCGTGGAACGCGGCGTTGACGTCGAGCTCCACTCTGACGGGCACGTTGTGCTCGAGCAGCCGCACCATCCGGTTGTAGTGCTCGACCGCCACCGTCACCTGCGGCACGCCCGCCGGAGCCGTGCGGCTCACGGTCCCCGGGAAGATCGTCCCGCCGTCGTGGCGCTGCTGATTCACCGACAGATTGCTGCCCATGTTGGCGACGTCCGCGTCGCTGCCGCGATCGAACACGGCGACGACCCCTTCGTCCTTGTAGAACTGCTGCACTCTGACGAGGAACTGCTGGCTGCCCGGTGCCGGGCCTCCCGCAGCGCCGCGGCCGCCGCCCGCCGGCGGTTCGCCGGGCGTCTCGTCGACGGCGCGTCCGCCTCCCTGACGGCCGCGCGGCGCCGGCACCGGCGTGGTTTCCGCCTCACGCGCGAGATCGCCGTCCATGCGGACGACGAACGGCCCTTCGAGCATGCGCACGGCACGCGCCTGCTGCGCCAGCACGATCTTCCCTCTGAGCTGTCCCTGGTATTTCGCGAGGTCGGCCTCGCCCGCGATCGCGACGCGGACGACGTCGGCGGTCACCGCGCCGTCCGTCGCCGGCGACCAGGTCTTCGGCAGTCCGATCAGCGGCTGCACGCGCGGCTCGATCATGTGCGCGCTGAAGCGGACGATCGACCAGCTGCGCCCGAAGTCGAACTCCTCGCGGCGCACGTTCGTCAAGCCCCACTCGCTCATCTTCTTCATCGTCCAGGCGCCGGCCTCTTCCATCCCCGGCGAGCCGGTGACGCGCGGACCGTAGCGATCGGTCAGCCAGAACAGCGTCTCCATCGCCTGCGATCGGTTGAGACCTTCGTCGCGGATCTGGCCGATGGCGGCGTAGTCGAGCTTTTCGGTCTGGGCGCTGGGAACGGCGAGGAACGCGGCGAGGAGGACGGCGAGCGGGGCGGAGCGGCGGAGCATGCGCGATTCTAGCGCACGCAAGTATCAGCTTTCGGCTTCCAGCTCGCAGCTCCCAGCTCCCAGCTCCCGGCTGAGAGCTGAGAACTGAGAACTGAGAACTGAGGGCTGAAAGCTGAGGCGGTTACGCCGTTCGGCGTTCTTCGGCGCGCCCGGCGGCGCGCTTGACACTGGCCATCCGGAAGTTCTGGAACGGCATGTGGCACTGGTGCTTGGTCAGGAAGTTGAGGAAGCGCTTGTAGTCCTCGGCCTCCATGTTGAACAGGTGGAGCAGCGCCGAGTAGCTGCCGCTGGTCCGCTCGAGACCGGCGCGGACGAGCGCGCGGATGTCGTCGCGGGTGAGATCGCGCGACATGAATGGATCGTAGACCACCGACCAGAAGCACTCGCGCCCCTCGAGCAGGCGCGCGAGCAGCTCGTCGCGCGTGCCGTTGCGGCTCGTGTCGACGGCGGCCTCGCTGGCGGCGGCGGCCGGATGGGCGCTGAGGACCTCGGCGGGGAGATCCGCGGGGGTCACCAGGGCGTGGCGGCGGACGACGAGGCGCTCCGCGGTGTTCTTCAACTCGCGGACGTTCCCCGGCCAGTCGTAGGCGGTCAGCAGGCTGAGCGCTTCGTCCGAGAACTGGCACGGCACGGTGTTGTAGCGCCGCGCATACGACTCGACGAAGTGCTTCATCAGCAGCGGGACGTCGGCGCGGCGCTCGCGCAGGGTCGGCACTACAAGGTGAATCACGTTCAGCCGATAGTACAGATCGGACCGGAATCTCTTCTCTTCGATGTCCTGGTTCAGCGGCCGATTGGTCGCGGCGACGACGCGGACGTCGACGCGCTGCACCATCAGGTCGGCCCCGACGCGCTGGATCTCGCCGGTCTCGAGGAAGCGCAGCAGGAGCCCCTGCATGCGCAGGCTCATCTCGCCCACTTCGTCGAGGAAGACGGTGCCGCGGCGCGCCGATTCGAGCAGGCCCGGGCGATCGCGGAACGCGCCGGTGAAGCTGCCGCGCACGTGCCCGAACAACTCGGACTCGAGCAGGGTCTCCGGAATCCCCGCGCAGTTAATCGTCATGAAGGGCCCGCTGGACCGGGCACTGCCGTCGTGGATGGCCCGTGCCACCAGTTCCTTGCCGGCACCGCTCTCGCCGGTGATGAGCACCTTCGCGTCGGCCCGCGCCGCGTAGGCGATGTCTTCTCTCAAACGCTTGATGGGTTCGCAGGAGCCCAGAATCATTTGCAATCACTCCGACTGAGCCACACGCCGGCCACACGAGGTGCCGCGCGGACGACGTTGTGGGGAGACGAATTTATACCAACCCGACTGAGCTCTGGTCAAGCCAAATTCAGGCAAATTTTGCACTGTCTTTGTGCAACGGCGCCGAGCGCATTCTCTAAACATATACATTGCAATCATTTACAGAATGTGTCGTGTTTACCCGAAAAAAATCTTACTGTTTTGTTTCCAGACAGTCTCGAACAACAAGCTCGGCAAAAAGTCAAGTGGCGGCCTCGCTGGCCTCGGCCGTTCCGTCGTTCGTTTGAGATAACGACGGGTTAGCGCAAACCGAACAATGCGATCGCGCCTGCCGTTGAACGGCGGTTCAGCTACGTACCCGTACGGGCGACAAAAGTCAGCGCACGAGGTGTCAACCACCGAGGTGAATCGCCGCTTTCGCAGGAATGCCGCGAATTCCGGGTGGCACACGTCATGACAATTCCAGCGCCGGCGGGACTCCCGTCACACCGCGAAAATCCGGGGAGGTGAGTGATGTTGGCCAGTGCAACACGGCCGAGCGAAGAAGACGCCATCAAGAGTACGTGGTCACGATTCTCGAACGCGTGGCAGCGCGGCGACGTGCGGGAAGTCGCGGCGGTCTTCGATCCGGATGGCGATCATCGGTTGCTCGCGGGCGGCGGCCGCGTCGTCCAGGGACGGCCGCAGCTCGAACGCGCCTTCGCCCGCGCCTTCGCGCAGCGCGCCGGCAACTGCCACCGCACCCTGCAGTGCGCGCTGACGTCCGTGCGCTTCCTGCAGGCCGACATGGCGATCGTCGACGGCACGCTCACCTTCGGCCCGCGCGTCGACGCGCCGGGCCGCGCCCTGCCCGCGGGTGACGAGCCGTTCACGGCCGTCATGCGCCGTCACGAACAGGGATGGTCGATCGCCGCGTGCCGCGCCGGCTCGCTTCAGGCTCAGTAGGGAGATCACTTGGAGATCATTTTCGTTTCGTCGCTGGATGCCGCCGAGGAAGAGCGGCTCGCTTCCGTGTTGCTCGCGACCGTCAACGCCATGCTCGTCGACACGCCGCTCGCCTACACGCTGCGCATCCGCACCTCGAGCCAGAAGCTCTTTCAGCAATCGCACGCCGGCGTGCTGACGCCCGCCGAGCAGAACGCGCGCAATGCCGCCGCGGCGCTGCACAACAGCGGCGCGATGAAAAGATCGTAATCGGCGCCGACGGGGCGCCGAACGGCAGACATTAGTGCACCGTTTCGGCGACCTTTCGGCGGACGTGGAGGTTTTTTGCGGTGGTTACGGGCACTTAGTCCCCGTTGAGCCGGGAACGACCATTGCTCTAGCGCCATCGCTGTCCTGTAACGGGGCACCCTGCAAAACATGTTGACGTCTCTTGTGCGCGAGCCCGTGACCCATTCGCCCGACCACGCGTCGGTGACGGATGTCTTCGCCTTCGATGCGATCCTCCTGGCGGGAACGCACGCGTGGCGCCGGACCGCGTTCGATCAGCTGCTGCCCCGTCCCGTGCTCCCCGTCGCCCAGCTGCCGCTGATGGCGCATCCGCTGCGCTGGCTGCGCGCCGCCGGCGCGTCGCGCGTCACCATCTGCGCGAACGGCGGCGCGACCCAGTTGCGCGAGCATCTCGACCCGGTGCAGCACCTGCTGCCGGCGCTGACCTTCCACGAGGATCCGTCGCCGCGCGGCGCGGCCGGCAGCGCCCGCGACGCCGCACTGGCGTCCGACGCCGATCTCTTCGTCGTCGCCGACGCGACCACCATTCCCGACGTCTCCCTGCTGCGCGTGCTCCTCGAGCACCAGGAATCGCGCGCCGCGCTCACCGTGATCGTGCAGCCGTCGAACGCCGCCCGCGGCACCAGCCTCGTCCCCACCGGGCTGTATGGCTCCGGGCTGGTCCCCACCGGCCTCTATATCTTCAGCCGCCGCGCCTTCGAGTACGTGCCGGCCGCCGGCTACCAGGACATCAAGGAGTCGCTCATTCCGCGGCTCTACGCCGCCGGCGAGCTGGTGGTCACCAGCGAAGCCGAAAGTCACTGCCCGCGCGTGCTCGACGCCCGGACCTATCTCGCGGTCAGCCATCGCGCGATCGCCCGCTCGACGCAGCAGCTGGATCCGCTCGGCGCGCCGCCGCTCGACGGCATGCCCTCGATCCATCCCAGCGCGCACGTCAGCCCGTCGGCGTTGCTCGTCGGCCCGGTGCTGGTCGGCCGCGGCGCGGAGATCCACGACGACGCGGTGATCGTCGGGCCCGCCTCGATCGGCGCGCACTCCGTCGTCGGACGCGGCGCGCTGATTTCGCGATCGGTGGTGTGGGACCACTGCACCATCGGCGAGACCGCTGCGGTCGATCGCTCGGTGCTGGCGAGCGGCGTCAGCGTGGCGGCCGGGGCCAGTCTCGTCGGCGCCATCCAGGTGGGCGTCCGGCCGGCGCCAGCCAAGGACCCGGTGGTCGTCGCGCCGCACCCGGCGATGGAACCGGCGGTCAACGCGCGCGGCCTCGCCTTCCGCTGATCGTCTCACCCCGGCAATTGGTAGACATTGGTCTCCCCCGTGGATGACTTTCGTCGTCCTGGCGCGGGTCACGGATCCGAGATCGCCAAAAGACACCGGTTTTCACGCACTTAGCGGCTGCCCCCGAAATGGCTGGGCGGGCCGTAATTTGCTCCCACGCAGACTACCGTGGGTATCTTCCCCGCCCTGCTCGATCGACGCCCGGCGTACCTGGACGACGACTCCGGGCGCAGCTCGCTGTTGCTGGCCCCCGTCGCCGGCGGCAGCCTGATCTGCGAGCTCCACGCGCGGTTCGAGCAGGTCTGCCAGGATTCGATCTCGGTCGTCGCCACGTTCCCGACGACGCCGGCGTATACGGCGGCGATTCGCGCCGCCTGCCGGGAAGTGCGCGACGTGCTGCCGGTGCACGAGTTCATGGCCCGCTTCGGCGGCTACGACCTGAAGGACTTCCTGGTGATCATCGATCCGGCGTGCTTCCCGCTCGCGCCGATCGACTGGTCGTCGATCGCGCAGGAGCTGAGCAAGCCGCAGTCGGGCGCGATCCACATCGTCGCGCTCGAAGAAAATCCCGGCGGCACCACCGAGCGGGTGCAGCTCGATCCGGCGGGACGGGTGCGCCGCATCCAGCGCTATTACGACTCCCACACCTGGGCCTTCACGCGCGGCATCGCCTGCTCGATCGTGCCGGCGGCCACCCTGGTGGCGGCCGACTGCTCGAACTTCGCCGACCTGCGCGAGCTCCGCCACGAGCTGATGCTCCGCGGCGTGCCCAGCCGCGACCTGCCGCTGGTGCCCGGCGCGCTCAACCTGGAGAACCCGCGGGCGCTGCTGCATCTTTCGGAGTACTGCCTGCGCGCGGCGGGTTCGGCGCACAGCTCGCCGGTCATCGCCGCGTCGGCGGTCGTCGATCCCACCGCGCAGCTGGTCGGTTCGGTGTGCGTGCACGACGACGCCCTGGTCGAAGCCGGCGCCCGGGTGATTGGCCCGACGGTGATCGGCCGCGCGGCGCGCGTCGGCGCCCGCGCGGTGGTGGCGCAGTGCCTGCTCGCGCCGGGCGCGCGCGTCGCGACGGACAGCATGCACCGCCACTCGGTG
Coding sequences within it:
- a CDS encoding sigma-54 dependent transcriptional regulator; its protein translation is MSAAPVLVVIDDEPGMLTLIERAVAPTGYRTILHDKPGAALAMLSHERADAALVDLRMPELGGMEVLRAIRQVQPECGVILMTGHASVESAIEAVKLGALDYLTKPLDFARLRQLLLDAREDAARRAELLSSEGATAKRLELCGMLGRSPVMQQLFGLVRRIAPHARTALISGETGTGKEGIAHAIHDLGPRRAKRFATVNCSAVVETLFESELFGHARGAFTGATDNKAGLFEAADGGTLFLDEVGELPPSVQAKLLRVLETGEVQRVGSLQPKRVDVRIVAATNRDLRVETDAGRFRSDLFYRLNVVELHVPPLRERREDIPYLTAAFVKEFAGRFDKPIDGVSPGAEQILMSGAWLGNVRELRNVLERACMLAEGHVLTERDVAGVMPAVREVPAPALAAPAPSPAQDLDQVEREHIIRVLADVKGNKQAAARRLGISRRTLYRRLERHRLVEGPRP
- a CDS encoding M20/M25/M40 family metallo-hydrolase produces the protein MLRRSAPLAVLLAAFLAVPSAQTEKLDYAAIGQIRDEGLNRSQAMETLFWLTDRYGPRVTGSPGMEEAGAWTMKKMSEWGLTNVRREEFDFGRSWSIVRFSAHMIEPRVQPLIGLPKTWSPATDGAVTADVVRVAIAGEADLAKYQGQLRGKIVLAQQARAVRMLEGPFVVRMDGDLAREAETTPVPAPRGRQGGGRAVDETPGEPPAGGGRGAAGGPAPGSQQFLVRVQQFYKDEGVVAVFDRGSDADVANMGSNLSVNQQRHDGGTIFPGTVSRTAPAGVPQVTVAVEHYNRMVRLLEHNVPVRVELDVNAAFHENTKGFNIVGEIPGTDLAGEVVLLGAHFDSHSFATGATDNATGSTAMLEALRIIKALGLKPRRTIRVALWGGEEQGLLGSRAYVLAHYGDPQTMTLKPEHARLSAYFNLDNGTGRIRGIWMQGNLAVRPLFAQWIAPLADLGVSILGPRSVASTDHVAFDNVGLPAFQFVQDRLEYNSRTHHSNMDTYDRVQREDVIQQATVAAVFAYNAAMRDEKLPRKALPRPARAAAAR
- a CDS encoding sigma 54-interacting transcriptional regulator codes for the protein MILGSCEPIKRLREDIAYAARADAKVLITGESGAGKELVARAIHDGSARSSGPFMTINCAGIPETLLESELFGHVRGSFTGAFRDRPGLLESARRGTVFLDEVGEMSLRMQGLLLRFLETGEIQRVGADLMVQRVDVRVVAATNRPLNQDIEEKRFRSDLYYRLNVIHLVVPTLRERRADVPLLMKHFVESYARRYNTVPCQFSDEALSLLTAYDWPGNVRELKNTAERLVVRRHALVTPADLPAEVLSAHPAAAASEAAVDTSRNGTRDELLARLLEGRECFWSVVYDPFMSRDLTRDDIRALVRAGLERTSGSYSALLHLFNMEAEDYKRFLNFLTKHQCHMPFQNFRMASVKRAAGRAEERRTA
- a CDS encoding SgcJ/EcaC family oxidoreductase, with translation MASATRPSEEDAIKSTWSRFSNAWQRGDVREVAAVFDPDGDHRLLAGGGRVVQGRPQLERAFARAFAQRAGNCHRTLQCALTSVRFLQADMAIVDGTLTFGPRVDAPGRALPAGDEPFTAVMRRHEQGWSIAACRAGSLQAQ
- a CDS encoding NDP-sugar synthase → MLTSLVREPVTHSPDHASVTDVFAFDAILLAGTHAWRRTAFDQLLPRPVLPVAQLPLMAHPLRWLRAAGASRVTICANGGATQLREHLDPVQHLLPALTFHEDPSPRGAAGSARDAALASDADLFVVADATTIPDVSLLRVLLEHQESRAALTVIVQPSNAARGTSLVPTGLYGSGLVPTGLYIFSRRAFEYVPAAGYQDIKESLIPRLYAAGELVVTSEAESHCPRVLDARTYLAVSHRAIARSTQQLDPLGAPPLDGMPSIHPSAHVSPSALLVGPVLVGRGAEIHDDAVIVGPASIGAHSVVGRGALISRSVVWDHCTIGETAAVDRSVLASGVSVAAGASLVGAIQVGVRPAPAKDPVVVAPHPAMEPAVNARGLAFR
- a CDS encoding sugar transferase; its protein translation is MGIFPALLDRRPAYLDDDSGRSSLLLAPVAGGSLICELHARFEQVCQDSISVVATFPTTPAYTAAIRAACREVRDVLPVHEFMARFGGYDLKDFLVIIDPACFPLAPIDWSSIAQELSKPQSGAIHIVALEENPGGTTERVQLDPAGRVRRIQRYYDSHTWAFTRGIACSIVPAATLVAADCSNFADLRELRHELMLRGVPSRDLPLVPGALNLENPRALLHLSEYCLRAAGSAHSSPVIAASAVVDPTAQLVGSVCVHDDALVEAGARVIGPTVIGRAARVGARAVVAQCLLAPGARVATDSMHRHSVLAGTASIGADFDGGDEAISIDHMPVDAGVTAKDALYPRLKAIVEPCLASLAVLVLSPLLLLIALIIKLESRGPVFYGDIRETLGGRTFRCWKFRTMIVGAHAKQREMLTTNQVDGPQFKIDHDPRITRVGAWLRRLSLDELPQLFNIIVGEMSLIGPRPSPFRENQICIPWREARLSVRPGISGLWQVCRAERNSGDFHQWIHYDLLYVRNVSLMVDLRLVVATCVTLTTGKRIPAARVLPATALRAAGDLDLSPSEATYDSASA